In Rhizobium lusitanum, a genomic segment contains:
- a CDS encoding DUF4189 domain-containing protein, with protein MRSRFIIAAIGMLFVSAGQLGAADLFAPEEAPVPPPEERGIWAAIAYSTPDEKHGFFWGADKRQEAMDIALKHCERDGGSKCTVVTVFRNHRHWDDDDNTGFPYKHCGALAISKEENKRVTPWGANSAPTRREAEDLALKACELSGTQCKVREWVCT; from the coding sequence ATGAGATCGAGATTCATCATCGCAGCAATCGGCATGTTGTTTGTCTCCGCGGGGCAATTGGGCGCGGCTGATCTCTTCGCACCGGAGGAGGCGCCGGTTCCTCCGCCAGAGGAGCGCGGCATCTGGGCGGCGATCGCTTATTCCACCCCCGATGAAAAGCATGGCTTTTTCTGGGGTGCCGACAAGCGCCAGGAAGCCATGGATATCGCGCTCAAGCATTGCGAGCGGGACGGAGGCAGCAAATGCACGGTGGTTACCGTCTTCCGCAATCATCGGCATTGGGATGACGACGATAACACCGGTTTTCCCTACAAGCATTGCGGCGCGCTCGCCATCAGCAAGGAAGAAAACAAGCGCGTGACGCCGTGGGGTGCCAATTCGGCACCAACACGCCGGGAAGCCGAAGACCTCGCCCTCAAGGCATGCGAACTTTCGGGGACACAATGCAAGGTCCGCGAGTGGGTGTGCACGTGA
- a CDS encoding helix-turn-helix domain-containing protein, whose protein sequence is MRNAEEARARADDVDWARADRYVFDIIPESAGPRKTTLRGSVIHSIRSPGSQTFLAREHAVAIVLSPASKLRASLGSDRITEYDAPLGSIIVNPAAVDSSLAWTETRKNLVVAIPPETLSELALQELDLANVELRPPAFGTIDLRALDIAQRISAELTGKATPNELYLDSLVTLFGVHLLRTYASRMRQIPSSRGGLSAKSARRVEEYLRENFTQKIHVAELAAVAGISPNHFILRFAKTFGMPPHRYLINLRLDFAEKLLIDGEIAIAEIAYMAGFSDQSHLATTMKRYRGKTPTELRFTR, encoded by the coding sequence ATGAGAAATGCGGAGGAGGCTCGGGCACGAGCCGATGACGTTGATTGGGCGCGGGCTGATCGATATGTCTTTGACATAATTCCTGAAAGCGCAGGCCCGCGAAAGACCACCTTGCGGGGGAGCGTGATACACTCCATCCGCAGCCCCGGATCGCAGACGTTCCTGGCCAGGGAGCATGCTGTGGCAATTGTGTTGTCCCCCGCATCCAAATTGAGGGCTTCGCTCGGCAGCGACAGGATCACGGAGTATGATGCACCCCTCGGGAGCATCATCGTCAATCCCGCGGCCGTAGACAGCAGTCTCGCCTGGACGGAAACCAGAAAAAATCTCGTCGTAGCGATACCTCCGGAAACGCTGTCCGAGTTGGCTCTTCAGGAGCTTGATCTTGCCAATGTCGAGCTTCGGCCGCCTGCTTTCGGCACCATCGACCTTCGCGCCCTGGACATAGCCCAGAGGATTTCCGCCGAGTTAACTGGGAAGGCAACTCCGAATGAACTCTATCTCGATTCATTGGTTACGCTGTTCGGCGTTCATCTGCTTCGTACCTATGCAAGCCGCATGAGACAGATCCCGTCGTCCAGGGGAGGGCTCTCCGCCAAGAGCGCCCGACGCGTAGAGGAATATCTCCGCGAAAATTTCACCCAAAAGATACACGTCGCCGAACTCGCGGCGGTGGCGGGCATTTCACCGAACCATTTCATCTTAAGGTTCGCCAAAACGTTCGGCATGCCGCCGCATCGCTACCTGATCAACCTGCGCCTGGACTTCGCCGAAAAGCTGCTGATCGACGGCGAGATCGCGATTGCCGAAATCGCCTATATGGCCGGATTTTCCGACCAGAGCCATTTGGCCACCACGATGAAAAGGTATAGGGGGAAAACGCCGACGGAGCTGCGATTTACGAGATAA
- a CDS encoding beta strand repeat-containing protein yields the protein MMECVGERLRFKSQAGFVGNWISGRSDSRSLRRRLMAVLRLAHRTLGTKRKGLGLGSLGIGGAVALGTILFGGIATPALAQYAAGGGSTTSANAVAIGNGAKANNPNSVALGTSNSATGDASIAIGYSMGVNGLNAIGMGVFANATGVNALAVGGNARALADGASAYGVNSTANGANAVALGSTATASGGASVAIGLSSNASSSNGAAIAMGVGSKANAGTGGGSPVAIGTNANASGTAPAGFTFEAVALGSAATATGAWANAVGSSASATGTGASAFGTSATASANQSTAIGNGAGASALRASAMGYLANASNTDTIALGTSAAASATNSVAIGPTTVASGAFGVALGNQAQTLAAGGGVAIGSGAIVASTATSGVALGNNANAGGVLSVATGAGANASGGNSTATGRQAVASGTNASSYGSGTQATGNNSLAAGVSANASGVGSTALGIGTVASAQSAIAVGNGAKADSADAVAIGTTATATGGKAVAIGAGNTAYGDGAVAIGDPSYASGTGAFTGGANNIANSDGTATATAANTANGAVAIGNNNKAIGQGSVALGNGSTAGASGFVGNVALGNGAAATASSGDVALGSGSVTAVAVGTPNAVINGVTYSGFAGTTPGSTVSVGAVGAERTITNVAAGRINNGSTDAINGSQLYSVTNTLSSQITASATHDYSVNSTTPGTDTNYNNAGATGANALAAGVSASAAGASSVAVGAGATARASSDTALGSGALAASLSNSPQTGAVAIGAGQATNDGAIAIGNAFGGGPKASGRDSIALGTAATAANAGDVALGSGSVTAVAVGTASTVINGITYSGFAGTTPGSTVSVGAVGAERTITNVAAGRINNGSTDAINGSQLYSVANTLSSQITASATHDYSVNSTTPGTDTNYNNAGATGANALAAGVSASAAGASSVAVGAGATARASSDTALGSGALAASLSNSPQTGAVAIGAGQATNDGAIAIGNAFGGGPKASGRDSIALGTAATAANAGDVALGSGSVTAAAVGTASTVIGTTTYNFAGTTPSSTVSIGAVGAERTITNVAAGRLNNGSTDAINGSQLFATNQQVTQNTTDITSINGNLTNLGNTINNIAGDTSTTYTDANGDGIRYVRTNDRTLPVSDSSAQGIGSTAVGYNATAGADSSLALGRESQATIDGGVALGSGSISDRALAPATGQIAAGPTNFIQYNTTDKTLLGAVSVGSSTSYRQITNVADGTSAQDAVTVRQLQGAIASVATTPSKYFHANSAAGDSLAVGAESVAVGPTTVVNGDNGIGIGNGAIVDQVAPGGTAIGQNAHVLLADGIALGTNSTAAGIQSVAIGAGAQSNNINSVALGAQSITSVGAQTNYTAFALTSPQTSVGEVSIGSAGSERKLTNLAAGSADTDAVNVSQLKGIGTNVASLIGGNTTVNPDGSVTGPTYNIQGNNYSTVYDAFGAVDSTLTNITSGGGIKYFHANSTLADSAASGTNSVAIGPESVASGTDSLAAGHGAAATGAGGVALGQGAQANNANDVALGSGSVTQAAVGTSSTVIQGKTYDFAGTAPVGTVSVGAQGTERTITNVAAGRISADSTDAINGSQLNATNSAINDLQTGVGTITKNAVTYDLNSDGSKKNSITLQGGDVNAPVVISNVGKGVAPTDAVNVAQLGDSITQANSYADTAVAGGLTAANNYTDQKFGQLNREIGDVRSEARQAAAIGLAAASLRYDDRPGKLSVAVGGGLWRGESALAFGAGYTSENGRVRGNLSGTAAGGQVGVGAGLSFTLN from the coding sequence ATGATGGAATGCGTTGGGGAACGTCTGCGGTTCAAGTCTCAAGCCGGATTTGTCGGAAATTGGATTTCGGGGAGAAGCGACAGTCGTTCGCTTCGTCGGCGGTTAATGGCGGTGTTGCGTCTGGCGCATCGCACGCTTGGCACGAAGCGTAAGGGGTTGGGGCTCGGGTCGCTGGGAATTGGTGGGGCGGTCGCACTAGGCACGATCTTATTCGGCGGCATCGCCACGCCGGCGCTGGCGCAGTATGCCGCTGGCGGCGGGTCAACGACCTCCGCCAACGCCGTCGCCATCGGTAACGGTGCTAAAGCGAATAACCCGAACAGCGTGGCGTTGGGCACCTCTAACAGTGCAACGGGCGATGCTTCGATCGCCATCGGCTATTCGATGGGTGTCAATGGCCTTAACGCAATAGGCATGGGTGTCTTCGCGAACGCGACTGGCGTCAATGCTCTTGCCGTGGGCGGAAACGCCCGCGCACTGGCGGACGGAGCATCCGCCTACGGTGTCAACAGCACGGCAAACGGGGCGAACGCTGTCGCCCTCGGCTCAACGGCCACCGCTTCGGGTGGCGCCTCGGTGGCGATTGGATTGTCCTCCAACGCCTCATCTTCAAACGGTGCCGCCATTGCCATGGGGGTCGGCTCCAAAGCAAACGCCGGAACGGGCGGCGGTTCTCCCGTTGCTATCGGTACAAATGCCAATGCAAGCGGCACCGCTCCTGCCGGCTTCACCTTCGAGGCTGTTGCGTTAGGCTCGGCTGCGACGGCCACGGGTGCATGGGCAAATGCCGTTGGTTCGAGCGCATCTGCGACGGGGACTGGAGCCAGTGCCTTCGGCACGTCGGCGACTGCGTCGGCCAACCAGTCCACGGCAATCGGAAATGGGGCGGGTGCTTCCGCTCTAAGGGCTTCGGCCATGGGCTACCTTGCCAATGCCTCGAACACGGATACCATCGCCCTCGGTACGTCAGCCGCGGCATCGGCGACCAACTCGGTGGCCATCGGCCCTACCACCGTTGCGTCGGGAGCTTTCGGGGTCGCCTTGGGTAATCAGGCACAGACGCTTGCTGCCGGTGGCGGCGTTGCGATAGGTTCGGGCGCAATTGTCGCCAGCACCGCGACCTCTGGCGTCGCGCTCGGTAACAATGCAAATGCCGGTGGCGTTTTATCGGTGGCCACGGGCGCAGGTGCCAATGCCAGTGGCGGCAATTCCACTGCTACAGGACGCCAGGCTGTCGCCAGTGGCACAAACGCCTCCTCGTACGGATCTGGAACGCAGGCGACAGGCAACAATTCTCTCGCTGCCGGCGTTAGCGCCAACGCCAGCGGCGTCGGCAGCACCGCACTCGGCATCGGCACCGTAGCCAGTGCCCAATCGGCGATCGCCGTGGGCAACGGCGCCAAGGCTGACTCGGCCGATGCCGTTGCCATCGGCACGACCGCGACGGCCACAGGCGGCAAGGCCGTCGCGATCGGCGCGGGCAACACCGCCTACGGTGACGGCGCGGTTGCGATCGGCGATCCGAGCTATGCCAGTGGCACCGGCGCCTTCACCGGCGGTGCCAACAATATCGCCAACAGCGACGGCACGGCGACCGCCACGGCCGCCAACACAGCCAATGGCGCGGTCGCCATCGGCAACAACAACAAGGCGATCGGTCAGGGCTCCGTGGCGCTCGGCAACGGCTCCACCGCAGGTGCGAGTGGTTTCGTCGGCAATGTCGCCCTGGGCAACGGTGCGGCGGCGACAGCGAGCTCCGGCGACGTCGCACTTGGTTCCGGCTCGGTGACTGCCGTGGCAGTCGGCACGCCCAATGCGGTGATCAATGGCGTCACCTATTCGGGCTTCGCTGGCACCACGCCGGGCTCGACGGTCAGCGTCGGCGCAGTCGGGGCGGAACGGACCATCACCAACGTCGCGGCCGGGCGGATCAACAACGGCTCGACGGATGCGATCAACGGCTCGCAGCTCTACAGCGTTACCAATACGCTCTCAAGCCAGATCACCGCGAGCGCGACTCACGACTATAGCGTCAACAGCACGACGCCGGGAACCGATACCAACTACAACAACGCCGGGGCCACCGGCGCCAACGCGCTCGCGGCCGGCGTCAGTGCGAGTGCCGCCGGCGCGAGCAGTGTTGCGGTCGGCGCTGGCGCCACGGCACGGGCGTCATCCGACACGGCGCTCGGTTCGGGCGCGCTTGCCGCGTCGCTCAGCAATTCGCCGCAGACCGGGGCAGTTGCCATCGGTGCGGGGCAGGCCACGAATGATGGTGCCATCGCGATCGGCAACGCCTTTGGTGGCGGTCCGAAGGCATCCGGTCGTGATTCGATTGCTCTCGGCACCGCCGCGACCGCCGCCAATGCGGGCGACGTCGCACTCGGTTCCGGCTCGGTGACTGCCGTAGCAGTCGGCACGGCCAGTACCGTGATCAATGGCATCACCTATTCGGGCTTCGCTGGCACCACGCCGGGCTCGACGGTCAGCGTCGGCGCGGTCGGGGCGGAACGGACCATCACCAACGTCGCGGCCGGGCGGATCAACAACGGCTCGACGGATGCGATCAACGGCTCGCAGCTCTACAGCGTTGCCAATACGCTCTCAAGCCAGATCACCGCGAGCGCGACTCACGACTATAGTGTCAACAGCACGACGCCGGGAACCGATACCAACTACAACAACGCCGGGGCCACCGGCGCCAACGCGCTCGCGGCCGGCGTCAGTGCGAGTGCCGCCGGCGCGAGCAGTGTTGCGGTCGGCGCTGGCGCCACGGCACGGGCGTCATCCGACACGGCGCTCGGTTCGGGCGCGCTTGCCGCGTCGCTCAGCAATTCGCCGCAGACCGGGGCGGTTGCGATCGGTGCGGGGCAGGCCACGAATGATGGCGCCATCGCGATCGGCAACGCCTTTGGCGGCGGTCCGAAGGCATCCGGTCGTGATTCGATTGCTCTCGGCACCGCCGCGACCGCCGCCAATGCAGGCGACGTCGCACTTGGTTCCGGCTCGGTGACTGCCGCTGCGGTCGGCACAGCCAGCACCGTGATCGGCACCACTACCTATAATTTCGCCGGTACGACACCCTCCTCGACAGTGAGTATCGGAGCGGTGGGCGCTGAACGCACCATCACCAATGTTGCTGCAGGCCGTCTCAACAACGGTTCGACGGACGCGATCAACGGATCGCAGCTCTTTGCCACCAACCAACAAGTGACGCAGAACACCACCGACATTACCTCCATCAACGGCAATCTTACCAATCTCGGCAATACGATCAACAACATTGCCGGTGACACATCGACGACCTATACCGACGCCAATGGCGATGGCATCCGATATGTGCGAACCAACGACAGGACGCTTCCCGTCAGCGACTCCTCCGCTCAGGGCATCGGCTCCACCGCAGTCGGCTATAATGCGACTGCCGGCGCCGACAGTTCACTCGCGCTTGGAAGAGAAAGCCAGGCCACCATCGATGGCGGCGTAGCGCTCGGCTCAGGGTCAATCTCCGATCGTGCCCTGGCACCGGCCACCGGCCAGATTGCCGCCGGTCCAACGAACTTCATCCAATACAATACGACCGATAAAACGCTGCTGGGCGCAGTATCGGTCGGCTCGAGCACGTCTTACCGGCAAATCACCAATGTCGCTGACGGCACCAGCGCTCAGGATGCCGTCACGGTTCGCCAGTTGCAGGGCGCCATCGCTTCTGTCGCAACGACGCCGAGCAAATACTTCCATGCCAACTCTGCCGCTGGCGATTCCCTCGCCGTCGGCGCCGAGTCGGTGGCGGTCGGCCCGACGACAGTGGTCAACGGAGATAACGGCATCGGTATCGGCAATGGCGCGATCGTCGATCAAGTCGCGCCCGGCGGCACGGCCATCGGCCAGAATGCTCATGTCCTGCTGGCTGACGGCATTGCGCTCGGCACGAACTCGACGGCGGCGGGCATTCAATCGGTCGCCATCGGCGCCGGAGCCCAGAGCAACAACATCAATAGCGTTGCGCTCGGCGCGCAATCCATAACCTCCGTGGGGGCGCAGACGAACTATACCGCCTTTGCCCTTACGAGCCCGCAAACCTCGGTCGGCGAAGTGTCGATCGGCTCAGCCGGATCGGAACGCAAGCTGACCAATCTCGCAGCCGGTTCCGCAGACACCGACGCCGTGAATGTTAGCCAGCTAAAGGGGATCGGCACCAATGTCGCCAGCCTGATCGGTGGCAACACGACGGTAAATCCGGATGGGTCTGTCACCGGTCCGACCTACAACATCCAGGGCAACAATTATTCGACCGTTTATGACGCCTTCGGTGCGGTCGACAGCACGCTGACCAACATCACCAGCGGCGGCGGCATCAAATATTTCCATGCCAACTCGACGCTGGCGGATTCCGCAGCTTCGGGCACCAACAGCGTTGCGATTGGTCCAGAAAGTGTCGCCAGCGGTACGGACAGCCTGGCTGCCGGTCATGGAGCAGCGGCTACGGGGGCGGGCGGCGTTGCTCTCGGTCAGGGCGCGCAGGCCAACAATGCCAATGATGTGGCTTTGGGCTCCGGTTCCGTAACACAGGCGGCTGTCGGCACCTCCAGCACCGTCATTCAAGGCAAGACCTATGATTTTGCCGGCACAGCGCCCGTCGGAACCGTGAGTGTGGGCGCTCAGGGGACCGAAAGGACCATCACGAATGTTGCCGCCGGCCGCATTTCCGCCGACAGCACTGACGCCATCAACGGATCGCAGCTGAACGCGACCAATTCGGCGATCAATGATCTGCAAACCGGCGTTGGGACCATCACCAAAAACGCCGTTACGTATGATCTCAATTCGGATGGCAGCAAGAAGAACAGCATCACCCTGCAGGGCGGTGACGTCAACGCGCCGGTGGTCATCTCCAACGTCGGCAAGGGGGTTGCCCCGACCGACGCCGTCAATGTCGCTCAGTTGGGCGACAGCATCACCCAGGCCAATTCCTACGCGGACACGGCTGTTGCCGGTGGCTTGACTGCGGCTAACAACTATACGGACCAGAAATTCGGTCAATTGAACCGGGAGATTGGCGACGTACGGTCGGAGGCAAGGCAGGCGGCCGCAATCGGGCTCGCCGCGGCATCGCTTCGTTATGACGATCGTCCCGGCAAGCTCAGTGTTGCGGTCGGGGGCGGCTTGTGGCGAGGTGAAAGCGCTCTGGCCTTCGGCGCCGGTTATACCAGCGAAAACGGCCGGGTTCGCGGGAACCTGTCGGGTACGGCAGCCGGCGGACAGGTGGGCGTCGGTGCCGGCCTCAGCTTTACTTTGAATTGA
- a CDS encoding invasion associated locus B family protein, whose product MFGLAPTAFAQSALPNGASTLQETYQDWRVACSQRDKTPACAISQDQTQQNGQRLLAVEMQMRPDGSAVATLLLPFGIVLDSGVTPNVDDQPPFKPVRFRTCLPTGCIALLPIDAATLAKLRNGSRLNLRVTADADKPLSFPVSLQGFSAALDRVAALSPR is encoded by the coding sequence ATGTTCGGTCTGGCTCCCACGGCCTTTGCCCAATCTGCTCTACCAAACGGCGCGTCCACCTTGCAGGAGACCTATCAGGATTGGCGGGTTGCATGCAGCCAGCGCGACAAGACGCCGGCATGTGCGATTTCCCAGGATCAGACCCAGCAGAATGGTCAGCGGCTGCTTGCCGTCGAGATGCAGATGCGTCCCGATGGCAGCGCGGTCGCAACGCTTCTCCTCCCGTTCGGCATTGTGCTCGACTCCGGTGTGACGCCGAATGTCGATGATCAGCCGCCTTTCAAACCGGTGCGCTTCCGCACCTGTTTGCCGACAGGATGCATAGCCTTGCTTCCGATCGATGCCGCGACACTTGCCAAATTACGGAACGGTTCGCGCCTGAACCTCAGGGTTACCGCCGATGCTGACAAACCGCTGAGCTTTCCGGTGTCGCTGCAGGGCTTCTCGGCTGCTCTCGATCGTGTTGCGGCCCTGAGTCCCAGGTAG
- a CDS encoding thiamine pyrophosphate-dependent enzyme: MTVNLPVETTSDVRAIKLKTGYEFLIDTLRTWHVHHYAGVTGGGVIHLLKHLEPMRIPDDSAETPVFFNIGEYVAGFIPLGYYLASGKVSAAIATTGAATRLLTCGLSDAKLHNIPAIYLIPLSPADTRHRAPLQDTSPEGSGVVVQLKAELPSGTFVLDDPDRFEEQLEQARKHLDQGSPIALLMPPEALGQMVPEAVYKPWHDNYANKPDGIDQRSLAYFLAEFPRQSAGRRVVVLAGEEAAMYPNMPVLTTRLCKALQAPIVWSINGANAVARNNTFGFGYLGFGGNDRAMQLWRSLGPDDIVITLGFCPDEYTLNFSDIPALTTWNFTNLVAPYGSVGGEFRHRVRGEYFDVRGPIDQVLSEAIGRLEDVRPLRPPAPAFVADLNDREIRPPRAGTIDIARFYQELDRQWLPGSIAFDDVCLAYKDRQYVTQRPHPNVRFHSLYRGSAMGGAFGTAIGAKLAKPDATVFAFTGDGCFRLIAGCLAEARSFGIVLFVLDNGALGIMVQGLPVVIPDYSSSRYHSDLHRIDFGSMARACGWSSRRLMPDLSNLAEIMRESYSPGHPSILVEVPVDAEQVVGQNPRANNL, from the coding sequence ATGACGGTGAATCTTCCGGTCGAAACGACAAGCGATGTTCGGGCCATCAAGCTGAAAACAGGATATGAATTCCTAATCGACACACTCAGGACCTGGCATGTGCATCACTATGCCGGCGTCACTGGGGGAGGGGTCATCCATTTGCTCAAACATCTCGAGCCGATGCGGATCCCCGACGATAGTGCCGAAACCCCGGTTTTCTTCAATATCGGAGAATATGTCGCCGGCTTCATTCCCCTTGGATACTATCTCGCGAGCGGGAAGGTCAGTGCGGCTATTGCAACGACGGGAGCCGCAACGCGGTTGCTGACTTGTGGCCTAAGTGACGCGAAGCTGCACAATATTCCCGCAATCTACCTTATTCCCCTCAGCCCGGCAGATACGCGACACCGCGCTCCGCTGCAGGACACGAGCCCGGAGGGTTCCGGTGTCGTGGTTCAGTTGAAGGCCGAGCTGCCGTCCGGCACATTCGTCCTGGACGATCCAGACCGTTTCGAAGAACAACTTGAGCAGGCGCGCAAGCATCTCGATCAGGGCTCACCCATCGCACTTCTGATGCCGCCGGAGGCACTCGGGCAGATGGTGCCTGAAGCGGTCTATAAGCCCTGGCATGACAATTATGCCAATAAGCCTGATGGCATCGACCAAAGGTCGCTTGCCTATTTTCTGGCTGAATTCCCACGGCAATCGGCTGGGCGTCGGGTGGTCGTGCTCGCCGGGGAAGAGGCGGCGATGTATCCAAACATGCCTGTCCTCACCACACGTTTGTGCAAAGCGTTACAGGCACCAATCGTCTGGAGTATAAACGGGGCGAATGCGGTGGCGCGCAACAACACCTTCGGTTTCGGCTATCTGGGCTTCGGCGGTAATGATCGGGCGATGCAGCTCTGGAGAAGCCTCGGTCCCGACGATATTGTCATAACCCTCGGGTTCTGCCCTGACGAATACACCCTGAATTTCTCTGACATACCTGCCCTTACGACATGGAATTTCACCAACCTAGTCGCCCCATACGGCAGCGTTGGCGGCGAGTTTCGGCATCGAGTGCGCGGCGAATATTTCGATGTTCGGGGGCCAATCGATCAGGTTCTGAGCGAAGCGATCGGCCGGCTTGAGGATGTCCGACCGCTGCGCCCCCCGGCACCGGCCTTTGTAGCCGATCTCAATGATCGCGAGATCAGGCCGCCGCGCGCCGGGACAATCGACATTGCCCGATTTTACCAGGAGCTCGATCGTCAATGGCTGCCGGGAAGCATTGCATTCGATGATGTATGCCTTGCCTATAAAGACCGTCAGTATGTCACGCAGCGCCCGCATCCGAACGTCCGTTTCCATTCGCTTTATCGCGGTTCGGCAATGGGTGGGGCATTCGGGACGGCAATCGGCGCGAAGCTTGCAAAACCGGATGCGACGGTCTTCGCCTTTACGGGCGACGGATGCTTCCGGTTGATTGCCGGTTGCCTGGCCGAAGCGCGATCATTTGGGATCGTCCTGTTCGTGCTGGACAACGGTGCACTCGGCATCATGGTGCAGGGCCTCCCCGTGGTTATTCCGGACTATTCGTCCTCCCGCTATCACAGCGATCTGCACCGCATCGATTTTGGGTCGATGGCGCGTGCATGCGGCTGGTCAAGCCGCAGGTTGATGCCGGATCTGAGCAATCTGGCCGAGATCATGCGCGAAAGTTACAGCCCCGGCCACCCGTCCATACTGGTTGAGGTACCCGTCGACGCAGAGCAGGTGGTGGGACAAAATCCGCGGGCTAACAATCTGTAG
- a CDS encoding invasion associated locus B family protein, whose amino-acid sequence MLKGALSGVPAFMACLLLSGAHAAGQEATASDYRIKPSEVVVPAEVKLGDYQRTIRPFENWTLICDENLKVRQRVCNATQIIENAAGQVAFSWSLAATKGGDPYMILRTAPVAKNDGRISLRFEGRKEPILVRLDGCSKTVCVGMLPVGPAMREQISKSSAPTISYPTMDGQTISVTATLKGLSTAVKAIK is encoded by the coding sequence ATGTTGAAAGGAGCGCTTTCCGGCGTCCCGGCCTTCATGGCTTGCCTGCTCCTGTCCGGCGCCCACGCGGCCGGACAGGAGGCAACCGCGTCCGACTATCGAATAAAACCTTCCGAAGTCGTCGTGCCCGCGGAGGTGAAGCTTGGCGATTACCAGAGGACCATCCGGCCGTTTGAAAACTGGACGCTGATCTGTGACGAAAACCTGAAGGTTCGCCAGCGGGTGTGCAACGCTACTCAGATCATCGAGAACGCGGCGGGGCAGGTTGCGTTCAGTTGGTCGCTCGCGGCCACCAAAGGGGGCGATCCCTACATGATCCTGCGCACGGCGCCGGTTGCCAAGAACGATGGCCGCATCTCGCTGAGGTTCGAGGGGCGGAAGGAACCGATACTGGTTCGGCTCGACGGATGCAGCAAGACGGTTTGCGTCGGCATGCTGCCGGTGGGTCCCGCAATGCGTGAACAGATTTCAAAAAGCTCGGCGCCCACAATTTCCTATCCGACGATGGATGGGCAGACGATCAGCGTAACCGCAACCCTCAAGGGCCTTTCCACCGCCGTTAAGGCGATCAAGTGA